In Pyrodictium occultum, the genomic window GAATTCTAGGCCGGAGAAGAGGTCGGCCAGCACCCTCGCAGCCTCGGAGGCGTCTCGGAGAAGGCTGTAGAGGAGCGGGTTCGCCTCCTGGAGGTCGAGGTTGTAGCCGTAGGGGAGCCCCTTCTGCACAGCGAGGAGCCCCGCCGCGAGCCCCGCTGCACGCGCCGCCCGGGCCCGGAGGACCTCCAGGGTGGCGGGGTTCCTCTTATGAGGCATTATGCTGCTCGTCGCCACGTGGCCCTCGGGGAGCCGGGCGGCCGCCACGTAGGGGCTTGAGAGGAGTATCAGGTCCCCCGCTATCCTCGAGGCCTCAACCAGGAAGGCCGCGGCCGCCAGCCCGGCGGCCGACACGTCTAGCCTGCCCCCGGCCGCGTAGAGACTGCTCCCCAGCACGCCCCCGAAGCCCAGGAGGCCCGCCAGCTCGGAGGGGTCGAGCCCGGCGAGGCTGCCGGCCCCCGCGCTCGCCCCCAGGGGGCTCCGGTCCACGAGGGGCAGGACGCCGGCCAGCAGCCGGTAGGAGGAGGCGAGGGCCTCCTCCCAAGCCTCGAGGAGGCAGTCCAGGGTTGCCAGCTGGCTAGGCTGCTGGTGGGTGTGGAAGAGCACGGGCACGCCACGGTACTTCTCGGCGAGCTGGAGGAGCCTGGACCGGGCCTCCAGGATCCACCGGAGCGTCTCGGCGACGCGCTCGAGGGTGTAGAGGCGGAGAGCCGCCGATACGTGGTCGTTCCGGCTCCTCCCTATCCATATGTAGGCTGAGGCGCCCCCGGTCCTCGCCGCAAGCCAGTCCTCGAGGGCCTCGAACACGTCCTCGTAGCCGGGCCGGAGGAGCTCGCCGGGATCCTTGGCGAGCGCCTCTAGGAGGGCGGCGAGACTGCGGCACGCCGCCTCCCGGGGTATAATCCCGCGCTCCGCCAGGTGGAGGGTGTGGGCGAGGAGGACCCGGACAACATACCTATAGATCTCATGGTCGTGGCCGAGGCTGGTGGTGTACTCGTAAACCAGGCCCGAGCCCTCGCCGATGCCGGCCTCCTCCCGATACCTCGGCAATAACCCACCATCCTCCGCCCGCTGCTACCCCCTTATCAACGCAGCGCCCCCAGGGGGTTCGGGAGGCCTGGACTCCGGGAGCCCTCAGCCGCGGAGCCCCCGAGCCTTGGCGGCCGCTAGGCTGTGGAGGCTCCAGATGGTTATGAAGCCCCGGGCCTCCTCATCGCTCGGGTACCAGCCCTTGTTGTAGTCTATGACCTCGCGGCTGTAGCTGCTGTAGGGGCTCCAGCGGCCGACGACCTGGAGGCTACCCTTATACACCTTCATCTTGACTACTCCGGACACCCAGCGGTTGAGCTCATCCACAGCCTTCTCTATCACTAGCCTGAGGGGTTCGATCCAGAGGCCCTGGTAGACCAGGTCGCTCCACTCCTGGTCCAGGAGCCTCTTGAACCTCAGCTCCCTAGGGGTATAGACGGCCTTCTCCAGGTCGCGGTGGGCCTCTATGAGCGTGAGGGCGGCGGGGGCCTCGTAGACCTCGCGGCTCTTAAGCCCGACCACCCTGTTCTCTATATGGTCTATCCTACCGTAGCCATGCGCCCCCACGAGCTTGTTCAGCATAGAGACTATCTTGGCCAGGCTCATCCTCTCCCCGTTGACCGAGACCGGCACGCCCTTCTCGAAGCCTATCTCGAGGTAGAGGGGCTGGTTGGGCGCCTTCTCCGGCGCCACGGTCCAGGCGAAGGCGTCCTCTGGGGGC contains:
- a CDS encoding lyase family protein, which codes for MPRYREEAGIGEGSGLVYEYTTSLGHDHEIYRYVVRVLLAHTLHLAERGIIPREAACRSLAALLEALAKDPGELLRPGYEDVFEALEDWLAARTGGASAYIWIGRSRNDHVSAALRLYTLERVAETLRWILEARSRLLQLAEKYRGVPVLFHTHQQPSQLATLDCLLEAWEEALASSYRLLAGVLPLVDRSPLGASAGAGSLAGLDPSELAGLLGFGGVLGSSLYAAGGRLDVSAAGLAAAAFLVEASRIAGDLILLSSPYVAAARLPEGHVATSSIMPHKRNPATLEVLRARAARAAGLAAGLLAVQKGLPYGYNLDLQEANPLLYSLLRDASEAARVLADLFSGLEFDTERLRRLSEAYMAWGAELAELLALRRGLPLREAYKEAAKAIREGRGRELLRELGVEDPMELVGMRRTGCRGPADLAGARERLARDAGELEELAGRLSGSWRRLVERAEEAARGCR
- a CDS encoding argininosuccinate synthase, translating into MRVVLAYSGGLDTSAILALLREQGHEVITVTVSVGQEEELRGVEEKAYKLGAYKHYTIDAVEEFANNYISMAIKANGLYEDRYPLGTALARPLIAEKVAEIAKREGADAVAHGCTAKGNDQVRFDTVLRYHLGDDFKIIAPVRELKLTREKAVEILRRNGFEPPGLHKTYSIDENLWSRSIEGGPIDDPLAEPPEDAFAWTVAPEKAPNQPLYLEIGFEKGVPVSVNGERMSLAKIVSMLNKLVGAHGYGRIDHIENRVVGLKSREVYEAPAALTLIEAHRDLEKAVYTPRELRFKRLLDQEWSDLVYQGLWIEPLRLVIEKAVDELNRWVSGVVKMKVYKGSLQVVGRWSPYSSYSREVIDYNKGWYPSDEEARGFITIWSLHSLAAAKARGLRG